AGGCACGCCGCCAGCGTTCAATCTGAGCCAGAATCAAACTCTCCAGTTTAATAATTCTGTATTGTGACATCCACTGCATAACAGCGGATGACGCTAGCTGATCTCTAAATCAATCCGATTCGCTATTTAATTGTCAAAGAGCTTTTTAAAGCTCCGTTCGGCTTTTCGCCTCACGTCGAGATGGCGTTTATGCCACCCTGCCACTAAGCTGTCAACAACTTTCTGAAATTTATTTTCGTACTGCTGTGAAACAACTCTTGTTTCGTGGCGTGGGAGAGTTACTATACATTCAGCCTCCCACTGTCAAACTCTTTTTTAAAAAAGTTTGCAAAAATTTCATCTGAAACAATAAGTGCTGCACGAATCGGCAGCGTGAAAAATTTTCTACGCAAATGCTCTCTGCCAGTCAACTCAATTTGGTTCATCGCGTGAAGGTTATACCCAAGCTCACACGCCATCTTTTTATATGCAATAAATTCAATAAAATACGAAATCGTGTATATATTTTTTACAGTTAGTTTTATTGTCAAACTTTCTTGCAATTGCTACCTGATTTAGTAACAACCAACTTACTAACATTATATAGGACGGATGTTTTTTATGACAAAGCGCGAAGCTGAACGTCTGAAGCAAGATTTTGAAAATGGGGTCTATGTTAAAAAAAGCACGACAATTATGTGTGTTGTCCTTGCCCTGTGCCTTGGCATCTTCCTCGGCAACCTGCTCACAGTCATTTTTTCTGCCCAGCCTTCTGCACAACCGACTGCGGCAGTCCAGCAAACAGAACCAGCACAACCACAAATTACACAGGCGCAAGCTTCTAGAATTCTTGAGCTTGAACGTCAGACACGCAACAATCCTGACAATATACAAGCATGGCAACAGCTAGGAAATGCCTACTATGATACCAATCGTCCTGAAAATGCTATTGTCGCATATAATAAAAGCCTTGCGCTGGACGCTTCAAATGCAAATGTATGGACGGATTTAGGCACTATGTACCGCCGCGCAGGACAATATCAAAAAGCCATTGAAAGCTACAACAGTGCACTAAAAATCAACCCGACGCATAAAAATGCCCTGTTCAATAAAGGAATTGTATATCTTCATGATTTAAACGACAAAGCAAAAGGGATTGCAACATGGGAAGAATTACTTAAAACCAACCCTTCTGCACGTACTCCACAAGGACAACCACTAAAGGAATTTATCGAAGCGCATCGTAATTAAAATAAAGTTACACCGTAAAACGCCGCAGCATTTGCTTGCGGCGTTTTTCTTTTGAATTATGGACATTTAATTATCATCGTTCTATGATTCTGCTGATTAAAAATTCAGTTATCTATAACGGTGAATCATATGCTACCTGCCTT
The DNA window shown above is from Halodesulfovibrio sp. and carries:
- a CDS encoding tetratricopeptide repeat protein yields the protein MTKREAERLKQDFENGVYVKKSTTIMCVVLALCLGIFLGNLLTVIFSAQPSAQPTAAVQQTEPAQPQITQAQASRILELERQTRNNPDNIQAWQQLGNAYYDTNRPENAIVAYNKSLALDASNANVWTDLGTMYRRAGQYQKAIESYNSALKINPTHKNALFNKGIVYLHDLNDKAKGIATWEELLKTNPSARTPQGQPLKEFIEAHRN